The following are from one region of the Amia ocellicauda isolate fAmiCal2 chromosome 1, fAmiCal2.hap1, whole genome shotgun sequence genome:
- the LOC136759033 gene encoding TOG array regulator of axonemal microtubules protein 2-like, protein MEQSEFTAGPVRVPVAVYCGSVPHVRPGHQSQRSRSVDSPLRLPSNGLPHNELLPPQLPQGPGREASPERQRPPEARMPQRRRHSLLPIPINTRTRSRLSEPRPHSLANHTTPVSGGRDTVRAGGGVESRAGGAMSAGRMLGEAVPDVCPAPQRPLSCSRPLPPITPGSSREGGGGGSGNQGAQDTEEECPEEVLAALQSVRSSAQRKRMSLSGTLLPPIIRLDSAHTQSPSQPHSQSAQPNTEEAEDVNLRLSPESDDLPLQVPPRPLTGLSRSSSPDLPGQPERENAGQDVSRSLTQPGTDSLQVTPTGSADPARQQGPSTQSEVPATLSKSAQEKVRNRWRMALERQRGDREGESETDRGADTEALAQPPPRRASLAAVLQRRPSRPTLPPPHRRHSSVLPGSRLLPESQEEGRDSDSEEPRPLSNPEQQLRETVRGFQLQDWEVKLQCLTTVCALAAWHPGTLLPQLPQLIELLKREVLSLRSGVSRAAMRALGRVCGALGGAVEGQLEEVCRVLLLRAGDASEFLREEAQKTLRAAVGSANPARVLGTLIVTGASHRNPASRCVAAELMLWLVESEGAERVMSGVWGGKGELLITLVRLAQDSQQDTRFYGRSMLTVLMSHPEFDRQAQRCLPTCDLHFLSSSFRNQVMRGSVSEPPSARGRRSSRASFSASVPGLTRLSVGDALSEMPVGGSRAECKDGGRGGLREAAVCSLRRGERLEELRCLLTGGGHPERARGVDLLLELCTQHPLLISNNIQKVWDWFGPRVQDANRKVCLKALDTASQLVPLLGNSITPVLSPLATAAIDNFNSKHPGTAPSAAALLDCLITHCDQSLLLQPLASRVQQSSGQAVQEVTERLAVLVESVAPVRPSVVERHVLPALWHLIGQLVEGGARWGGGKVVRLAQSLWDVLPDSLRASSKTRPPVQQRTLWDLLRVQQGGGDLCLPSVVDTLAEKKDGAGVGEQERRKSGEKGTEGEQCTEGETGEKGKM, encoded by the exons ATGGAACAATCTGAATTCACTGCAG GACCAGTACGGGTGCCGGTTGCAGTGTATTGTGGGAGTGTGCCCCATGTGAGACCTGGCCACCAATCACAGCGCAGCCGGAGTGTGGACTCCCCCCTGCGACTCCCGAGTAACGGCTTACCTCACAATG AACTGCTCCCGCCCCAGCTGCCCCAGGGTCCGGGTAGAGAAGCCAGTCCGGAGAGACAGCGCCCCCCGGAGGCTCGGATGCCACAGCGCAGGAGGCACTCCCTGCTGCCCATTCCCATCAACACTCGAACCCGCAGCCGCCTGTCAGAGCCAAGGCCCCATTCGCTAGCCAATCACACCACACCTGTGTCAGGAGGCAGGGACACAGTGAGAGCTGGAGGAGGGGTCGAGAGCAGGGCTGGAG GTGCAATGAGCGCTGGCAGGATGCTGGGTGAAGCGGTACCTGATGTATGCCCTGCCCCTCAGAGACCCTTGTCATGCTCAAGACCCCTACCACCCATCACACCAGGATCCAgcagagaggggggtgggggtggcagtGGCAACCAGGGGGCTCAGGACACAGAGGAGGAGTGTCCagaggag GTTCTGGCCGCCCTGCAGTCCGTGCGCTCCAGTGCCCAAAGGAAGCGCATGTCACTCAGTGGAACGTTGCTGCCTCCCATCATCCGATTGGACAGCGCTCACACCCAGAGCCCATCCCAACCTCACAGCCAGTCAGCTCAGCCTAACACAGAGGAGGCGGAGGATGTAAACCTGAG gctgTCTCCAGAGAGTGACGATCTCCCTCTCCAAGTGCCCCCCAGGCCGTTAACAG gtctcTCCAGGAGCAGTAGTCCTGATCTCCCAggacagccagagagagagaacgcAGGGCAGGACGTCTCACGGTCACTGACCCAACCTGGCACTGACTCCCTGCAGGTGACCCCCACAGGATCAGCTGACCCCGCCAGGCAACAGGGACCATCCACACAGTCTGAG GTCCCAGCGACCCTGTCCAAGTCAGCGCAGGAGAAAGTGCGCAACAGGTGGAGGATGGCGCTGGAGAGGCAGcggggagacagagagggagagagtgaaacAGACAGGGGGGCGGACACAGAGG CACTGGCACAGCCCCCACCTCGCAGGGCTAGTCTGGCTGCTGTCCTGCAGCGTCGCCCCAGCCGACCCACACTGCCGCCCCCCCACAGGAGACACTCCTCTG tcctgCCAGGCTCCAGGCTGCTTCCTGAGTCCCAGGAAGAGGGCAGAGACTCTGATAGTGAGGAGCCCCGCCCCCTTTCGAACCCAGAGCAGCAGCTGAGGGAGACTGTCAGAGGATTTCAGCTCCAGGACTG GGAGGTGAAGCTTCAGTGCCTGACCACAGTGTGTGCCCTGGCTGCCTGGCACCCTGGCACCCTGCTGCCCCAACTTCCCCAACTCATTGAACTGCTCAAAAGAGAG GTGTTGAGTCTGCGGTCAGGAGTGTCCCGGGCGGCGATGAGGGCACTGGGCCGGGTGTGTGGGGCACTGGggggggcagtggaggggcagcTGGAGGAGGTGTGCCgggtgctgctgctcagagcgGGAGATGCCAGCGAGTTCCTGAGGGAGGAGGCACAGAAGACACTGAGGGCAGCTGTGGGCAGCGCCAACCCGGCCCGCGTCCTGGGGACACTCATTGTCACTGGAGCCag tCATCGTAACCCCGCGTCACGCTGTGTTGCTGCGGAGCTGATGCTGTGGCTGGTGGAGAGCGAGGGGGCGGAGCGGGTGATGAGTGGGGTATGGGGCGGAAAGGGGGAGCTCCTCATCACCCTGGTGCGCCTGGCACAGGACTCTCAGCAGGACACCAG GTTCTATGGGCGGAGCATGTTGACAGTGTTGATGTCCCACCCTGAGTTTGACCGCCAGGCCCAGCGCTGCCTGCCCACCTGCGACCTGCACTTCCTGTCCTCATCTTTCCGGAACCAG GTTATGAGGGGGAGTGTCTCGGAGCCGCCCTCAGCGAGGGGTCGGAGGTCATCCAGGGCCAGTTTCTCAGCCAGTGTTCCAGGGCTCACGCGACTGAGCGTCGG tgATGCCCTGAGTGAGATGCCAGTGGGGGGTTCCAGGGCTGAGTGCAAGGACGGAGGCAGGGGGGGTCTGCGTGAGGCCGCGGTGTGCTCCCTGCGCAGGGGGGAGAGGCTGGAGGAGCTGCGTTGTCTGCTGACAGGAGGGGGGCATCCAGAGAGGGCCAGGGGGGTGGACCTTCTGCTTGAGCTCTGCACACAGCACCCCCTCCTCATCAGCAACAACATCCAAAAG gTGTGGGACTGGTTCGGCCCCCGTGTCCAGGATGCCAACAGGAAGGTCTGTCTCAAGGCCCTggacacagccagccagctcgtCCCATTGCTGGGCAACAGCATCACACCCGTCCTGTCTCCCCTGGCCACTGCCGCCATCGACAACTTCAACTCCAAACACCCTGGCACTGCCCCCTCTGCCGCCGCCCTGCTGGACTGTCTAATCACACACTGCG ACCAGTCCTTGCTACTGCAGCCTCTGGCCAGCAGGGTGCAGCAGAGTAGTGGTCAAGCTGTGCAAGAGGTGACTGAGAGACTGgcag tgctggTGGAGTCAGTGGCTCCAGTCAGACCCTCTGTGGTGGAGAGACATGTTCTCCCAGCTCTGTGGCACCTGATTGGTCAACTGGTGGAGGGTGGCGCAAGGTGGGGAGGGGGAAAAGTGGTCAGATTGGCACAGAGTCTCTGGGATGTCCTGCCTGACAGCCTGAGGGCCAGCTCAAAGACCAGACCCCCTGTCCAGCAACGCACACTGTGGGACCTACTGAGGGTCCAGCAGGGGGGTGGGGATCTCTGTCTTCCCTCTGTTGTAGACACACTGGCAGAGAAGAAAGATGGAGCTGGGGTAGGGgagcaggagaggaggaagagtgGAGAAAAGGGGACGGAGGGAGAGCAGTGTACTGAGGGAGAAAcgggagagaaagggaaaatGTGA
- the pcare2 gene encoding photoreceptor cilium actin regulator produces the protein MGCSPSKGSGIHSLAGNRLGSFRRGQTLRPGPIESTGESMSDDSPGETDGESSGRGGRGEGKGRGENAVYQSSPSLEETPVAPQQRRPSLPEPTSSEAIHPERASTQEAQVSVGPEVQGELREDKQGRKGVKKPKKGKGGRQGRRKDKEKRTPTLEEKVDFPEPLVKAHQAAYAYLNPSISRYEALLGLLDQAAQTQLALQPMATFLALRFEEVNRALTEITEDGERLLKENGEHLAWPAPAVKAGAPIKTAPTDPPPDLLQQLLQYTVQRMQLVGGSVGRLGDKALEEAAEYFGSLAELLEEKLKTKQALEGRLARVLTRMEAAALKKPLPEDSALHSEDSGIGAESESLAGSERHQQRRQSCESKSDESPGLCPPPRDAKNKNSYASRDGSVTLHEASKPRLSDISREGKMCSSLSLSSLHSTCTLTAGDQRDTESLLGSASLDEGDDNEEEDEEEEEEEEEEEEEGENGEEDRGRRRRFNSSPAVPNLPVTLVPRPAPKGLESPANAELTLKMKDAISGRIRYVSTSQRSGNGNSIRRGESSGNGAPTWTEEEDTKQPKRPQTAAGVRGAGKRRGVAMKQRRSRSAESLRSQAEDPTLLELQRTQRDLGCRLERMGQGQGEIDRTKGAKPKLNGEQPSQTSNLASAASSRLRSSLDKNFSILPSQERPGLHRNSVGEQGVETREEEEEHRRKERRGSEKGPLRAKPPDNCSLPPQAPQPPTTQRGRSSVKRLIDTFSQGAAERQSPTKTLAPLKGVRKCGVSILPGQSNSNSNNSSRVDSRLSEGDRHEEVDLDSLPPPPPEVLQDNSFECSEMPPSGHIEEGSLSRGRSLLPQRTTATQRLRASLNSVTVLPSRSSLRRSSLSLSPARSGRQGATQAGGGGGAASRSSSQESQPDADPENEEAASLYRHARKIIHLRHSVESPSSPEKPNTVTGGRKASPNQGGAAATRGVGTGTEAASTSTSTSTSPSASTHPKMSSQGGQAPPRGRMLPSTPSTTSTTSNSSTPSNLSALHRRLPSPPTFRHQPTPPTPTCPPAPRKLPSPPPGPRKLPSPPQLRRLVSPSNTQWKPMTPTSSHHSSFAKTPSPPASPHTYHRRTLGGSSEEGSTPPSSSSSSSRILSNARSVFCPASRSMFEAQPPPAPQAWPLPGGCVLPRPWGERPSRGRLPLASTRSPQPFVKRSFSDRRPSLNLNPQPPLSSTDSLGSVGSGSEPAIYSQGLEEGPLREGEPWDQSELRTANRSASHPELCIVGQGFQID, from the exons ATGGGCTGCTCCCCATCCAAGGGCAGCGGGATCCACAGCCTGGCAGGCAACAGATTAGGCTCCTTCAGGAGGGGCCAGACGCTACGACCAGGGCCCATTGAGAGCACAGGGGAGTCCATGTCGGATGACAGCCCTGGAGAGACCGATGGAGAGAGCTcggggagaggagggagaggagaaggaaaaggaagaggtgagaatgCTGTCTACCAGTCTTCCCCCTCCCTGGAAGAGacccctgtggccccccagcAGAGGAGACCCTCACTGCCTGAGCCCACGTCCTCAGAGGCAATACACCCAGAGAGGGCCAGCACCCAAGAAGCCCAGGTCAGTGTGGGCCCAGAGGTGCAGGgggagctcagggaggacaagCAGGGAAGGAAGGGAGTGAAGAAGCCTAAGAAGGGGAAAGGAGGAAGGCAGGGCAGGAGGAAAGACAAGGAGAAGAGAACCCCCACACTTGAAGAGAAGGTGGACTTCCCTGAGCCGCTGGTCAAAGCACACCAGGCCGCCTATGCCTACCTGAACCCCAGCATCTCCCGGTATGAAGCCCTACTGGGGCTGCTGGACCAGGCAGCGCAGACGCAGCTCGCCCTGCAGCCCATGGCCACTTTCCTGGCACTGCGCTTCGAGGAGGTGAACCGCGCATTGACTGAGATCACAGAGGACGGGGAGAGACTGCTGAAGGAGAACGGAGAGCACCTGGCCTGGCCTGCCCCTGCAGTGAAGGCCGGTGCACCCATCAAGACTGCCCCCACTGATCCACCCCCGgacctgctgcagcagctgctccaGTACACCGTGCAGAGGATGCAGCTGGTGGGAGGCTCTGTGGGCCGGCTGGGGGACAAGGCATTGGAAGAGGCGGCAGAATATTTTGGCTCCCTGGCGGAGCTGCTGGAGGAGAAGCTGAAGACCAAGCAGGCCCTGGAGGGGCGGCTGGCTCGGGTCCTCACCCGCATGGAGGCAGCTGCCCTGAAGAAGCCGCTGCCCGAGGACTCTGCCCTGCACTCTGAGGACAGCGGCATCGGCGCCGAGAGCGAGTCGCTGGCCGGGTCTGAGAGGCACCAGCAGAGGCGCCAGAGCTGCGAGTCCAAGTCCGATGAGTCCCCTGGcctttgccccccccccagGGATGCCAAAAATAAGAACAGCTATGCCAGCAGGGATGGCTCAGTGACTCTCCACGAGGCATCGAAGCCCCGTCTGTCAGACATTTCCAGAGAGGGCAAGATGTGTAGCAGCCTGTCGCTCAGCTCCTTGCACTCTACCTGCACCCTCACAGCTGGAGATCAGAGAGACACCGAGTCCCTGTTGGGCTCTGCTTCTCTGGACGAGGGAGACGACAAcgaagaggaggatgaggaagaggaagaagaggaggaggaggaggaggaagagggagaaaaTGGGGAGGAAGATAGGGGCAGACGGCGTCGCTTCAACTCCTCACCAGCCGTCCCCAACCTGCCTGTAACACTGGTTCCTCGACCCGCGCCCAAGGGCCTGGAGAGCCCAGCCAACGCGGAGCTGACTCTGAAGATGAAGGATGCCATCAGTGGGCGGATCCGCTATGTGTCCACATCCCAGCGCTCTGGCAACGGCAACAGCATCCGGCGTGGAGAGAGCAGTGGGAATGGCGCTCCCACctggacagaggaagaagaCACCAAGCAGCCCAAGCGCCCGCAGACAGCCGCTGGGGTCAGGGGGGCAGGGAAGCGGAGAGGTGTGGCGATGAAACAGCGGCGCTCCAGATCTGCTGAGTCCCTTCGCAGCCAGGCAGAGGACCCCACCCTGCTGGAGCTGCAGAGGACACAGAGGGACCTGGGCTGCCGGCTGGAGAGGATGGGCCAAGGCCAGGGGGAGATCGACAGAACCAAGGGGGCCAAACCCAAACTGAACGGGGAACAGCCATCCCAGACCAGCAACCTCGCCTCCGCTGCCAGCAGCCGCCTGCGCTCCTCCCTAGACAAGAACTTTAGCATCCTACCCAGCCAGGAGCGGCCAGGGCTGCACAGGAACAGCGTGGGGGAGCAGGGGGTGGAGAccagggaggaagaggaggagcacAGGAGGAAGGAGAGAAGGGGGTCGGAGAAGGGTCCACTTAGAGCCAAACCCCCTGACAACTGCTCCCTCCCTCCACAGGCCCCACAGCCCCCCACCACCCAGAGAGGCAGGAGCTCTGTAAAGAGGCTGATCGACACCTTCAGTCAGGGCGCAGCAGAGAGGCAGAGTCCCACCAAGACCCTGGCACCTCTCAAAGGGGTGCGGAAGTGCGGGGTGTCCATTCTTCCAGGTCAGAGCaatagcaacagcaacaacagcagtaGGGTTGACTCCAGGCTGTCTGAGGGTGACAGACATGAGGAGGTGGATTTGGACAGCTTGCCACCTCCCCCACCCGAGGTCCTGCAGGACAACTCCTTTGAATGTTCAGAGATGCCCCCCAGTGGTCACATTGAGGAGGGCAGCCTGAGCAGGGGGCGCTCCCTGCTGCCCCAGAGGACCACGGCCACCCAGCGGCTCCGGGCCTCACTGAACTCTGTGACGGTGCTGCCCAGCCGGAGCAGCCTGCGACGCAGCTCTCTCAGCCTGTCCCCAGCACGCTCTGGCAGGCAGGGGGCCACACAGGCAGGAGGAGGCGGTGGGGCAGCGTCCCGGAGCAGCTCCCAGGAATCGCAGCCCGATGCCGACCCAGAGAACGAGGAGGCAGCCAGCCTGTACCGGCATGCCCGCAAAATCATCCACCTGCGGCACTCTGTAGAGTCCCCGAGCTCCCCGGAAAAACCCAACACGGTCACGGGGGGCAGGAAAGCCTCACCGAATCAAGGAGGGGCGGCTGCCACGAGAGGAGTAGGCACTGGCACTGAGGCAGCCTCTACTTCCACCTCCACCTCTACCTCTCCATCTGCCTCCACCCATCCCAAGATGTCCTCACAGGGTGGCCAAGCCCCTCCCCGAGGCAGGATGCTGCCCTCCACGCCCTCCACCACCTCCACCACCTCCAACTCCTCCACCCCCTCCAACCTCTCCGCCCTGCACCGCCGGCTGCCCAGCCCACCCACTTTCCGACACCAGCCCACACCCCCCACACCCACTTGCCCCCCTGCCCCCCGGAAGCTCCCCAGTCCCCCTCCAGGCCCGAGGAAGCTGCCCAGCCCCCCCCAGCTTCGCCGTTTGGTCAGTCCGTCCAACACGCAGTGGAAACCCATGACGCCCACTTCCTCCCATCATTCCTCTTTCGCCAAGACCCCCTCGCCCCCAGCCTCACCCCACACATACCACAGACGGACTCTAGGGGGCAGCAGTGAGGAGGGATCAACACcaccttcttcctcctcctcttcctctcgcATTCTCAGCAACGCCCGCTCTGTGTTCTGCCCCGCATCCCGCTCAATGTTCGAGGCCCAGCCACCCCCAGCCCCACAGGCGTGGCCCCTCCCCGGTGGCTGTGTGCTCCCTCGGCCCTGGGGGGAGCGGCCGTCCCGAGGTCGGCTACCCCTGGCCTCCACACGCAGCCCCCAGCCCTTCGTCAAGCGCAGCTTCTCGGACCGCCGGCCCAGCCTGAACCTCAACCCCCAGCCGCCCCTCTCCTCCACCGACTCCCTCGGCTCCGTTGGCTCTGGCAGCGAACCCGCCATCTACAGCCAGGG CCTGGAGGAGGGCCCACTGAGGGAGGGGGAACCATGGGACCAATCAGAGCTCAGGACTGCCAATCGCTCTGCCTCCCACCCGGAGCTTTGCATCGTGGGTCAGGGCTTTCAGATCGACTGA